From Sporosarcina sp. Marseille-Q4943, the proteins below share one genomic window:
- a CDS encoding SigF/SigG family RNA polymerase sporulation sigma factor has translation MDTSVERQDALLSQEKMRLLIQQSQDGDKDARRMMVEGNTRLVWSIVQRFASRGADLEDLFQIGCIGLMKSIDKFDLSYDVKFSTYAVPMIVGEIQRFLRDDGMVKVSRSIRELSFKIRHATDDYIKNHGRSPSVSEIAEVLEVSIDEVILASDALRDPASLHEQLYENEGDSLTLMDQLRDDRSERFFDHIPLRDVVSKLNKRDQTIIYMRYYLDYTQSDIAERIGISQVQVSRLEKKILAQLKTWMSAQPEESDSKVRTE, from the coding sequence ATGGATACATCTGTTGAACGGCAAGATGCCCTATTGTCACAGGAGAAAATGAGGCTGCTCATCCAGCAATCCCAGGACGGGGATAAGGATGCAAGAAGGATGATGGTGGAGGGGAATACAAGGCTTGTCTGGTCCATCGTTCAACGATTTGCATCCCGTGGCGCTGACTTGGAAGATTTGTTCCAAATCGGTTGCATCGGCCTCATGAAATCGATTGATAAATTCGATTTGTCATATGACGTGAAGTTCTCCACCTATGCCGTACCGATGATTGTCGGGGAAATTCAACGCTTCCTCCGCGATGACGGCATGGTGAAAGTGAGCAGGTCAATTCGTGAACTTAGTTTCAAAATCCGCCACGCGACGGATGACTACATTAAAAACCATGGAAGGTCGCCATCCGTTTCGGAGATTGCCGAAGTGTTGGAGGTCTCGATCGATGAAGTTATTCTCGCATCGGATGCATTACGTGATCCTGCATCCCTTCATGAACAATTGTACGAAAATGAAGGGGATAGTTTGACGTTGATGGATCAGTTGAGGGATGACCGTTCGGAGAGGTTCTTCGATCATATTCCTCTCCGGGACGTTGTTTCCAAGCTGAATAAACGCGATCAGACAATCATTTATATGCGATATTACTTGGATTACACCCAAAGTGACATCGCTGAACGTATCGGCATTTCGCAAGTGCAAGTTTCCCGTTTGGAGAAGAAGATATTGGCCCAGTTGAAGACATGGATGAGCGCACAACCAGAGGAAAGTGACAGTAAAGTGAGGACGGAATAA
- a CDS encoding pyrimidine-nucleoside phosphorylase, whose product MVDIIEKKRDGETLTKEEITFFINGYTDGSIPDYQASALLMAIYFKGMTAEEQGHLTMAMVESGDQIDLSAIEGLKVDKHSTGGVGDTTTLILAPLVAACGVPVAKMSGRGLGHTGGTLDKLEAIEGFHIELTEEQFVKQVNDLKVAVIGQSGNLTPADKNLYSLRDVTATVSSIPLIASSIMSKKIAAGADAIVLDVKTGDGAFMKTLEDAEALAHSMVAIGRQVGRNTMAVISDMSQPLGYAIGNALEVKEAIDTLKGEGPEDLTELCLVLGSKMIVAGEKAETVEEARTMLEAVIKDGSALNLFAQLIEAQGGDARIVHDPTLLPSAKFQIEVPALTTGTISKMEADEIGVAAMLLGAGRATKDDEIDLAVGIVLKKKIGDTVTAGEPLAIIHANREDVSKSIELIQKHIHISDKTQEKPALIHEMITG is encoded by the coding sequence ATGGTTGATATCATCGAGAAAAAAAGAGACGGGGAAACCCTTACTAAAGAGGAAATAACATTTTTCATAAACGGGTATACGGATGGGTCCATACCGGACTATCAGGCGAGCGCTCTCTTGATGGCGATTTACTTTAAAGGTATGACGGCTGAAGAGCAGGGGCATTTGACGATGGCGATGGTTGAATCGGGAGACCAGATCGACCTGTCGGCAATCGAAGGACTGAAGGTCGACAAGCATTCCACTGGCGGCGTCGGCGATACGACAACGTTGATACTCGCGCCATTAGTTGCGGCTTGCGGCGTACCGGTTGCCAAAATGAGCGGCAGGGGCCTTGGTCATACAGGCGGCACGCTCGATAAGCTTGAAGCGATCGAAGGATTCCATATTGAGCTTACTGAAGAGCAGTTCGTCAAACAAGTGAATGATTTGAAAGTTGCAGTCATTGGACAAAGTGGCAATTTGACGCCTGCTGACAAAAATCTGTATTCTTTACGTGATGTGACTGCTACGGTTAGCAGCATTCCACTCATTGCAAGCTCCATCATGAGCAAGAAGATTGCCGCTGGAGCAGACGCAATCGTATTGGACGTGAAAACAGGCGATGGCGCATTCATGAAAACCTTGGAAGACGCCGAAGCACTCGCGCATTCCATGGTTGCGATCGGCCGCCAAGTCGGAAGAAACACGATGGCAGTCATTTCGGACATGAGCCAGCCGCTTGGATATGCGATCGGAAATGCGTTGGAAGTGAAAGAGGCTATCGATACGCTCAAAGGCGAAGGGCCTGAAGATTTGACTGAGCTTTGCCTCGTCCTCGGTAGCAAAATGATTGTTGCCGGCGAAAAGGCGGAAACGGTTGAAGAAGCACGTACAATGCTCGAAGCCGTCATCAAAGACGGTTCAGCATTAAATCTGTTTGCGCAATTGATAGAAGCGCAAGGCGGAGATGCTCGGATTGTACACGATCCAACTTTACTTCCATCCGCGAAGTTCCAAATCGAAGTGCCAGCCTTGACAACAGGCACCATCTCCAAAATGGAAGCGGATGAAATCGGTGTCGCAGCGATGCTATTAGGGGCAGGAAGAGCAACAAAAGACGACGAAATCGACTTAGCTGTCGGCATCGTCTTGAAGAAAAAAATCGGCGATACAGTAACCGCCGGCGAACCTCTTGCAATCATCCACGCAAACCGTGAAGACGTTTCAAAATCGATCGAACTGATTCAAAAACATATTCACATTTCAGATAAAACACAAGAGAAACCAGCACTGATCCATGAAATGATTACAGGCTGA
- the spoIIAB gene encoding anti-sigma F factor: protein MRNEMTLSFVAIEENEALARMAMTCFITPLDPTLEEISEFKTIVSEAVTNAIIHGYESDGKSMVTIHAVMDENKVTMTVEDKGGGIFDVQQAMEPMFTTKPLMERSGMGFTIMESFSDSLSVESSIGNGTVVRFEKTFSPVTEASRMR, encoded by the coding sequence ATGAGAAATGAAATGACATTATCATTCGTTGCAATTGAAGAAAACGAAGCGCTGGCGAGGATGGCGATGACATGCTTTATAACGCCATTGGATCCGACCCTTGAAGAGATCTCGGAATTCAAGACGATCGTATCGGAAGCGGTCACAAATGCCATTATCCACGGTTATGAAAGTGATGGAAAAAGCATGGTGACAATCCATGCGGTCATGGATGAAAACAAAGTGACGATGACAGTGGAAGACAAGGGCGGAGGAATTTTTGACGTGCAACAGGCAATGGAGCCGATGTTTACGACAAAACCGCTCATGGAAAGGTCAGGTATGGGATTTACGATCATGGAAAGCTTTTCGGACAGTCTCTCAGTGGAATCATCCATCGGAAATGGAACTGTAGTGCGATTCGAGAAAACGTTTTCTCCGGTCACGGAAGCAAGCAGAATGAGGTGA
- a CDS encoding anti-sigma factor antagonist (This anti-anti-sigma factor, or anti-sigma factor antagonist, belongs to a family that includes characterized members SpoIIAA, RsbV, RsfA, and RsfB.), which yields MADINQIDGIVVVTLAGELDNLEANRIRSTISSSIFTGKVKGIVWDLSRLGFMDSAGIGLILGRMRDLAPFNGETLILNPSPTMEKIFNFSGLGSNIRHGSVDSVIGEIGGVLYEK from the coding sequence ATGGCTGATATTAATCAAATTGATGGCATTGTGGTCGTAACATTGGCAGGGGAGTTGGACAATCTTGAAGCGAACAGGATCCGTTCCACGATCTCTTCTTCCATCTTCACTGGAAAAGTGAAAGGAATTGTCTGGGATTTGAGCCGCCTCGGATTCATGGATAGCGCAGGCATTGGGCTCATACTTGGCAGGATGCGTGATTTGGCACCATTTAATGGTGAAACGCTCATCTTGAACCCATCCCCGACAATGGAGAAGATCTTCAATTTTTCCGGCTTAGGTTCCAACATCAGACACGGCTCGGTCGACAGTGTAATTGGTGAAATCGGAGGGGTCTTATATGAGAAATGA